aaataatcttgcAGGATAATCACGGGTAAAATTTTACGcgatttcagttgaatttctacctgcataTTCATCAATCACgtgcacacatcacacacttactacagggttactgaggccacgcccccctcCATAACATAAAAAGtcaaaaattgtatatattaataaaacgtttatattgatgttttatataaactgtatcatatacaatttccccaaatttattaataatccCGTAAATTCCTGGTAAGCTTCCAGCTTTCAAAAATCCTATATAAAGTTCCTATAAAGTTTCCAGAAGTCAAACATAACTCTAAATTTgaataatgtctttttttttactattgtaTAAGCAAAATAAACTACATTGGGCCAGTAATTTCTTTCCACCgctgattattttcccataacAGCACACCcttctgtgtgttttattcctttcataAGAGTTTTAGCATAAAAGCGACCTGTATGAAAAgcaaaatataagtaaaaacaTTCTGTTGATTTTGTATGTTCTTGGCGTATCCACAATACGAGGACACAGGATCTGCtccagtataaaaaaaaaatttagggaTCAAATAAACCagtgtgaatgtgaatgagGTTGATCAAACATTAGGATTTGAGCTTATAAACTCAATATTACAACCCCAATTTCAAAAGTTGGGATgttcattaaatacattaaattaaataaataacaaaacagaatgcaatgatttgccaaatctcataaacccatatttaacTCAAAATAAAGCAGAGAAACTGATGAAATGTACTAATTTGAGGAAAACATTAGTATTGAATTTGAAGGCCACAACAGGTTTTAAAAACGTTTGGACAAggcaacaaaaggctggaaaaagtaagtgttactaaaaacgaaacagttggagaaacatttcgCAACATGATTTGGGATTAGAAGGAGTATCTTatagaggcagagtctctcagttCCTCAGGCAGCACGGCATACAGTCATGATTCAGTGATGGAAATCAATCAGTGGGCTCCAGAATTcactgtctgtgaacacagtttgcatgtcatccacaaatgcaggttaactCTCTAGCATGCAGAAGAAGgaatgcgtgaacatgatccagaaatgccgcCATCCTCTCTGGGTCAAAGCTCATTTCAAACgtactgtggcaaagtggaaaactgtagTGTGATCAGATCATTCAAAATTGTTATTCCTATTTGGAGGCCGTGGACACCACATCCTCCGGtataaagaggagagggatcatCCAGCTTAttgtcagtgctcagttcaaaagcctgGTATGAGAGTGCATTAGTGCCAATGTAATTGCAGCTTGCatatttggaaaggctccatcaatgctgaaagataTACACAAGGTTTTACTTACACAGATTTGTAAAGATTGTAGTTCACTGGTCCTGAGTTACTGATTGGAACTCAGGGTTCGAGCCCCAGCACGGCCAAGCTGCCACAGTTGGGCAATTGAttaaagcccttaaccctctctgctgcaggggtgctgtatcatattttaagacaatgctaaaccacatactgcattGCTAAACTGGCCTGCTGCAGTCcgagcttttaacaatagaaacATTCAGTGtatcataaaatgaaaaatacgacaaagaagacccaggtcTGTTGAGCGGCTAAAATCTTGTATCAGACACAGATTCATCTCTCACATCTTAAGTAACTGGTCTTCGCAGTTCAGATACATACTGTTCTTAAAAAGACGACGTGACGCTATACAGTGGAAAACATTGCCCTGTGGGTTGAGTTTTgcaaaatcattgcattttttttttttttttttttgttattttcatcATGATGTAACAGCATGAATATGGTTCCTGGCCAATCGTCTGTTGTGTGTATTCTGAAGACACTCACACTGATTGTGCTACTGTGTGAGGGAGAATGTCGGCGATGCCGCGCTGTAGCCCCTCCCTTAGGCTGTCAGACAGCACGAGCACGGGTCTGCGCTGAGGTGGCTCTACGTCCAGATCCTCATCACTGTCATCCTCCAGAGTGATTCTGAACATACAagcatacccacacacacacaaacacacacatgcacaagcaCCCTCAGTGTAAAACCCTGTACTCAGCTAGCTGCTAAGTTGCATagttattacatattattatagaattttttttttttttttttacttttttaattttaaaaataaaatttaagtttCTTTTAGAGGTGAATCGATGGAATTGTGGGATTTTAGCGATACCAATAGGTTGGCACGATAATCGATAGTTTCTAAAATGGATACCGGATAAAGAACaaatataagtaaaatagtgttttattattaattttacatttttttatacagaatcTTAAAAGAgggctaaataaaataaataagaatagaTTATATACATTCATAAATATTGGGGAAAATTAAAGAcatgtattcaaataaaaaaaaaaaaagtaatactccaaatatttaaaaacaattacattcaaaattaattaaaaaaaaaaagaaaataaaacgaaACACAGCAtttggtgtcagtgattcacctctagaggccgctctcgtactgtatagcGCAACtaggaaaaactatctgtatacatttttcaaatcaagtaatggagagtgtgttagagaagtgaagaaaagagtgcaggcagggtggagtgggtggagaagagtgacaggagtgatttgtgatagtagggtatctgcaaaattgaaagggaaagtttataggactgtggtgagacctgcgatgttgtatggtttagagacagtggcattgagtaaaagacaggaggtggagctggaggtagcagagctaaagatgttgaggttttcgttgggagtgacgaggatggataagattagaaatgagtttattagagggacagcgcatgtaggatgttttggtgacaaggtgagggaggcgagattgagatggtttggtcatgtgcagaggagggacataaattatattggtagaagaatgctgaggatggagccaccaggtaggaggaaaagagaaggccaaaaggaggttcatggatgtggtgaggaagacatgcaggtagttggtgtaaaagaggcagatgtagaggacagggtggtgtggagacggatgatccgctgtggcgacccctaatgggagcagccgaaagaagaagaagaagaagaagatacattTTTCAAATCACTATCCGTGAAAGAATCGGTCGACGCCTGGTTTCTTTCAAGAGGGTTATCTCGGAcatgatatactgtacatgttgaTTTTCTGTGCACACAGATTGATCCAGGGAAGTAAAACTCGTGGGTTCGGCAATAAGGGATGAATCGAGTGTGTGCTAAGAGCTAATTTTCCCATGATTATGTCAtcaataaaacatgtttttaacCAATTCATGTTCCCTTGTTCGCTCATAGTTCATGGGTTCTGTCCTCTCCCTCATTTCTCCTCGTCTCTCCCACCATCCACAGTCATACCTGCTAAATGATGCACAAATCTTTACTCACCTGTTCTCAATCTCCTGCAGCTTCCTCTGTGCCGCCTCCACCTCCATACAGGAGCCCTCAGAGTCCAGCCTTGGAGGAGGTAACGGGTTTTGATTGTACTGTGTGTTTGGGCATGGCGGGGCAGGGGCTGCTGCAGTGCAGTTCAGAGCTGTGAGGGAACCAGTTGCAGATTCGGCCAACCACCCCAGGTCTGGTCTGGAGTTTGCGGTCTCCAGGGGATCGAGTTCGCCCTCATCCATTAGCTTTTGTCTTTTGGCGCTGCAGCCTCTAAACAGGGTATAGACCAATCAGTCTTTCAGGATCagagttttgttgtgtttaaaaagcaaTATGATGGCATGTACTACAataagtctgtctgtctgtctggctttctgtctgtctgtccatccgtccAGTCTCGGTCGATCAGACGCTTCTGCCCACGATGCTTTCTTTttgatgcatggatggatgcatgATTTGTTTACTatatggatggatagaaaaGTGATTTGATAGATGGATGGCTGGATAAATTCGTGATTTGATGGATTCCAAAACCCCaccccaaaataaataaataaatgggtagatggatgaatgacagatgaatgatggatggatgagagaATTGTCTGATAGATGGATGGTCGGATGAATGAGTGATTTGACAGATGGATGAATTCCAAAACCCCACCCCAAAATAAACAGCATACGTACTCATCATCTGTCCTCCTTCTGTGCTTCCTCAGACATCTCCTCTCCCAGCTCCTTTAAAACAAACAGAGATGAAAACATCCATGTAAATACAACAGCTTATGGAAATCTGTTTATAGGCTCAAGAAGCCTACAAGTGGCCCAGATTGTGATTTGGTATGGTCCAGCCTGAAGTCTCTTGTCTAATTCTGTGCTCACAGACCGACACAAGAGATGTTGAATCATCTTTTCTTTAAATCTCATGTTATATCAGAGTTCAATTTGATTTTTGGAGACCAGAGATTTAAGCCTGGCAGATCTATAAGCAGATCAAATCTCAGGCCTGATGCcgaaaaatgtaatataaggGTGAGTGATCAATCATGGTACTAAAAGATGAGTATGAATATACACTAAGGACAAGCGTttcaggacacctgaccatatggtTTTTGAGTATCCCATAGCTAgatgataagtgtgtgtgccgGGACACAGCGCTCTGTTCATAAATCCGAACCCGGATTGAGAAAGGATTCGTGAAAACTCACGAGCTGGTCATGGAGCTTCCTGGAAGGTGGAGCGAGGTGCCGGTTTGTCCCTTTGAGATGCTCATGTCAGGAACGCTGAAGTGCTGAAGAGAAGAGTACACGGAGGGGAAATAGCCGATATCCCTGCTCCCTGGACTGGCACTCTGCATCCTGTGGGTCTGTGtgtaaacaacaacaatcaaTAAAACTCAGTAAATATACAATGATGAATCAGAACCTTGAAAGTATTTTTATGGTGTTTGAGATGCACATGCACGTTCTATTCAATTCTATGCGACAAACTCGGTAATGAAGGTAACactatgaagatttactttggccaaacaaatatataaatgtccatactctatttcttatttaaaaaacgtTTTATTCTTTAACTAATAACCTCCTGGTTACAATATAAACTAAAAATCGACCGATTagtagttgattgctggaatcGGCTCTCCgcaaaaatccacaaaaaagTTGATCAGCtctctgcaaaaatccatacggatagtttttccgggttacAGTCTGCCATCATTGCCAAAGCGGCCTCTAGTGGCGAATCACTgccaccacgtgctgtttgtttttgcatgcgAGACGGCGAGCGCAATATTGATAcattttatagttatatttattaattaatgtattcatattacttaaattagcatgtttttataaattagtacttatttattgtaataaagtttagtaCTATTTCACATGGAATGCTATGTTTGCACGTTTTTGTTTGATCCAGTATCTATTTTTACaaactatcggttgattaataGGTTATTGTCGAGTACCATTTGACCAAGCTATCAGAAAATCGGTCCAGCTCTAATATaaacttataaataaatcacaaattgatttgatttaacgcaatttattaataatttgcttcttttttattattatataaaaaaaaataatgataataataataataattaaccgGACATTGAAGTACCGCGATATGATATATTTGGTCATATCACACTATACTTTACTACACTGTGATCATGAGCAAGCGACAAAATACACCCCTAACACTTATAGTAAGATAAAACGCAGATTATTTTACCTATAttggttattatattattaaataaacaccaTTTAGATACATAAATGCGTCTAAATATGTCTACTTAAACTAATACTGTTATCGCTCCTGTCAATCACTCTCACGGTTTCTGCAGTACAACCCCTTGAACGCACCAAATCCCAAATAAGTGCTCCCTCCCTCCGATTGGTACCTATCTAGGGCGCAAATCGCGTTCTATTCCAGCGCTATCTAGTGCACTACGCTTAAGAGGGTGTCGCTAAATGAAACGCAGCCGCCCATCAAGATGGAACTATTTCGGGCCAAACGCAAGCTATAAAGTTTTACAGGCTTTCGACGAGCAACAGTTACTCACAGACGATGCAGCACGAACCGCGGAGTACTGCGTGAACACTCAGCCGAGGGAGCGAGCGCAGAAATAAACTAGTAACGGTGACACGAATCTGGAGCTAGCAACTTCCACACTGACAAAACACACACGAGAACTGGAGAATACGCGATACCTTTCTGGAAAACGAGAACCTCCTGGGATTTGTAGTGCACTTCGCCTTAAGTTTTGTAGTCCACTTCCGGGTGTCGTTGAAAAGAAATCCAACAGATCATTTGTTCATATGATaatagtataaatatatttatatatttatatacatatatattagtCCATAtagataattatataaatatgcatatatttcatttgctttttttaagtGCTTGGCATTTCAAGAACcgttaaaagaaaataaaagtccAGACATCCGGAATAAACTTCCGGGTTTTATCGCCGTTTAGCacttaaacttttttattcaattagAAAAAGTTATTTTTCGTAAGTGATCTATATATAAGAAAAATAGCGTATTAGCGCCTGATATCGACAATTAAACATCGAAAATAAATACTGAAGCGATAGAAATTTTATGACTTTTGTAGTCCACTTCCGGGTACGTTGTGGCGCATTTTTAACGTTACCCcacaaaataaagttttttttttttaaactataacATTAATTATAACACTAAtcattgcatatatatatatatatatatatatatatatatatatatatatatatatatatatatatatatatgtgtgtgtgtgtgtgtgtgtgtgtgtgtgtgtgtcttttgatTATTGTTGATTTCTtgtttgcaataaaaataaaataaacacaaatacgaAATATGCGCCCTCTGGCGGtatggaaaataaatgattttacgcattaaaaaaaaaaaagtattccaCTTCCGGTACGTCATGAACAATATCCAACGTTCAGACAcactgaatctttttttttttttaaccaattatataattaattaataattactaTACTAATTAATTCACTTAGTTATTCAAGTAAAATTTCTTTTGAACACACTAAATAACGAGTTTATGTgagtttatatattaaattagttTCTTTCCTTAAATTAGATCGCTTTGAAATTTAATAACAGCATTATGTCAGACCCAACACCTCATTTGCATATCAGGTGACTTTAGCTCCGCCCCTTGCATTCATATTTTGTCACGTGACGAGTGGGACAGTAACTTTATTGCACGGTGTAATTAAGGTGTTTTGTCCATCCAGAGCACATTATAATCTCTGGTTTAAAAGTAGGGTTTAAACTTATTCAGTATATTATGATACAGTCTGACTGACTGCAGTGaaaatgatcattttttttattttgtaggtCAACCAGGATGacgataaagatgatgatgatgatgatgatgatgatgatgtgcaTTACAGCTGTTTTGTTTGATCTGACTGCAGCAGATACATGCGgtgagtattattattattattattattattattattattattattattattacatttattttcttacacACTATTTACTATACCTATATGCatggtatatttatatttttttctattttctatttatatgcattttatacttcagtaaagttcTATTAACGTTCAATTAACTATATTATAATAACTAGAGCagtcttataataataataataataatttttgtagTAATAGTAGATCTGTAACTCTTGAGAACTGGTTTAATCTAAAGCTTTTAGctctcaaataaataatttgaacGAAACACCAGTATGAACACTTtctacatgcacacacttttacGGTCATGGCGTAAAATTTGTTGTTTgtcttgtgtctttttttcacctttaatgtccttttatgtatgtataacgTATTCAGAGAGTAATAATTGTACTGTATGGTGTAGCAGTAACAGTTTCCTGTACATAAGAATCTTAAATCTTGAAAAATATTTGGcgaatatttttattatattttattaattaagtaTTAAATAGTtgtaatatatgtttattaaaatattctatattgaaattattattattattattattattattattattattattattttatatgttcaCTACCCACCATAAGGAAATatctattattacatttatttatttatttatttatttatttatttatttatttatttatgtatttatttattatttttatatatactttaaaagtttcagtacttaattttatagtatttttattttttcttgctatttatttatttgtttttatcaaTCAAAGTCTAAGCATTTACacttatttaataaatgattgtaggttcaatatttgaatttaattattttttatttgtggatCTGGTTGTTGTCATGTTGGAGTTTAGTGAATTAATCCAGGGGTCAAGGTGTGTATAAGACACATGAACCTGTAATGAAGGAAAAATgggaaaataactttttttgcatgatttatttactaataaataatttctagTTACTTATTGAATacaattttgtaatttttttcggggagtttttctttatttacccgttgattctttcttcttttggtCCCACTGAGTTCATTGATTCTGGGACAATTCAGAATTTCATCATCGtggacatttttctttgtacttTGCTCTCTGAgtttatttagtgtgtgtgtgtgtgtgtgtgtgtgtgtgtgcagaggcAGCATTACATGTACAAGGGTTAAAACATGTGGGTGCCATGAACTCTGgtattttacctttttatttgtGATTCATTGCAAAATCCTGACACCCGAATCAACTATTTCAGCTCGGTTTGTTCTGCCGAAAAACATCTGATAAACGTGCTGAAATAAAGGAATAGCGGGAAAGATTACctctgaaaaagagagagctCAAATAAAGTGGACAATTCGTTTTAATCTTTTGaacaaaaatgacagaaaaatgcatggcctttgtagtgcaaaaaaaaaacaaaaaaccaaagaaaaatgataaaaccagacatttttttcctgttgtgtctgcaggaagttacagctctaactctgccatgttaatctgtattctatatgactctcaggacacgcctcggtctcggacacgtcatattcacgtagcagcggcggtgctgagagaacgagCTCGAGAAACGGTTTAGAGTGAAGAAATCGagctacatatcaaatattggtcacaaattattgattagtttctgaataataataaaaactaataattatataaaaataaatagtttttaactTTTATGCAGATGCACTGATGCGAATCAGTAAATCCTactataacattatatatatatatatatatgtgtgtgtgtgtgtgtgtgtgtgtgtgtgtgtgtgtgtgtgtacagtttatttaatggaatgagtttatttatttatatatttatttattcacagacTCTGATCGTCACGCTCTCTTGCTCAGACTGAATCAGGATCTGCTGCGCTCCACTGGAAATCAGGAGTCTCTTCCCAACCCGAGTATACACATTGCCCTACGCCTCTCCCCCCAACACAACCTGGTCAAAGAGACCCAGTACCTCAACCAGCTCAAGACCAAGTTCCACAAAGACATTCAGAGGTACTGAACTTCTTGTTTCTTGGTGGATTCAGTGGatgtgtgagtatgagtgtaTGATGGAGTGACCGTCCACTCTGGGTGCCTTCCCACCTCATCATGGATGTTTAAgagttcttggtcacctctcttacCTTCTCCCTCGATTGCTCATTATGAATGAAAGACCAGTTTTAAAAACAGAGCTGGTTGATCtaatttcttcttctgtttAAGAATTATAATGAGCTGTGCACCTGGGATCAATCCTGTTTATGGGCTCTACTCCAGGTTTTTGCCTGCATTTTCAGCTGTTAgaaccttatatagacaggtgtgttcCCCAGGTGGACTTCAAGCAACATCTCATAGGTGATCCAGAGATCAGGATGCTCCTGAGATACTGATGGTGATGGGATTGAGGGGAATCGGGAAAGAGGACATTGGAGGCATCTGAAAAACTTGTCT
This region of Silurus meridionalis isolate SWU-2019-XX chromosome 27, ASM1480568v1, whole genome shotgun sequence genomic DNA includes:
- the ccdc117 gene encoding coiled-coil domain-containing protein 117; translation: MQSASPGSRDIGYFPSVYSSLQHFSVPDMSISKGQTGTSLHLPGSSMTSSSWERRCLRKHRRRTDDEGCSAKRQKLMDEGELDPLETANSRPDLGWLAESATGSLTALNCTAAAPAPPCPNTQYNQNPLPPPRLDSEGSCMEVEAAQRKLQEIENRITLEDDSDEDLDVEPPQRRPVLVLSDSLREGLQRGIADILPHTVAQSVSHSCMELVLWRPLEDPLTQQLKDTLQRQQRKQQPVCRQTPTPIPNPKGLEEHNFSPLSCSPAASCSTEEDMEL